In Humulus lupulus chromosome 7, drHumLupu1.1, whole genome shotgun sequence, the following are encoded in one genomic region:
- the LOC133791620 gene encoding uncharacterized protein LOC133791620, with product MGQSILGWKHCILVIVVDGTFLKAAFGGTLLTALTQDANRNIFPLAFAITDSENNNSWEWFFRKIKQCYGEREELCIVSDRHESIENAIKNVYTNVTHGVCSYHLFCNIKTKFRTDAEATNIAFHAAAKAYNMEDFEKYMKDLDSLHKGIRNFLPNEVKYEKWARIYSKSRRYAAMTSNIAESINVALKEMRELPVEPASTLIYSVQSGLTTNIVNIAKKSCTCNKFDLDELPCEHAMAVIRKMNLQYKKYCSYYFTKQAMLNTYNASIHPLGDQKHMESST from the exons ATGGGACAATCAATTCTAGGTTGGAAACATTGCATTCTAGtaattgttgttgatggaacaTTCCTAAAAGCTGCATTTGGCGGTACACTTCTCACAGCTTTAACACAAGATGCAAATAGAAACATCTTCCCATTGGCTTTTGCTATAACAGATTCTGAAAACAATAATTCATGGGAGTGGTTCTTCAGAAAAATAAAACAATGTTATGGAGAAAGAGAAGAGTTGTGTATAGTTTCAGATAGACATGAAAGCATAGAGAATGCTATCAAAAATGTCTATACAAATGTAACTCATGGAGTGTGCTCCTACCATCTTTTCTGCAACATAAAGACTAAGTTTAGAACAGATGCAGAAGCAACCAATATCGCATTTCATGCTGCTGCAAAAGCTTATAACATGGAAGATTTTGAAAAATACATGAAGGACTTGGACAGTTTACATAAAGGAATCCGCAATTTTCTGCCCAATGAGGTTAAATATGAAAAGTGGGCAAGAATCTACTCCAAAAGTCGTAGATATGCAGCTATGACTTCAAACATAGCTGAATCCATTAATGTGGCACTAAAAGAAATGAGAGAGCTTCCA GTAGAACCAGCTAGTACACTCATTTATAGTGTACAGAGTGGTTTAACAACAAACATTGTAAACATTGCAAAGAAATCATGCACTTGTAACAAGTTTGATTTGGATGAATTACCTTGTGAACATGCCATGGCAGTCATTAGAAAGATGAACCTTCAGTATAAAAAATATTGCTCATATTATTTCACAAAACAAGCCATGTTGAACACCTATAATGCATCAATACATCCATTGGGAGATCAAAAACACATGGAGAGTTCCACCTAA